One window of the Lodderomyces elongisporus chromosome 6, complete sequence genome contains the following:
- the RPN8 gene encoding proteasome regulatory particle subunit (BUSCO:EOG09263KRO; MEROPS:MER0030134): MSSAITSSNELTFLEKSVTVSPLVLLSVVDHYNRVSKGSKKRVVGVILGDNSSGTIKVTNSYAIPFEEDEKNPGVWFLDHNYIDAMGEMFKKINAKEKLIGWYHSGPKLKPSDLKINDVFRRYTPNPLLLIVDVQPRKVGIPTDAYFAVDDIKNDGSAAEKTFVHVPSSIEAEEAEEIGVEHLLRDIRDPAAGNLSLKVTQTYQSLLGLHQKLREIANYLDKVYLGKLPINHTILGKIQNVFNLLPNLDQAVNGPNGSNGGGNKSGNRDLSTAFTVKSNDELMIVYISTLVRAIVAFHDLIENKLENKKFNEKRTQGDADSDLQDVKTPSEIQA; encoded by the coding sequence ATGCTGAGTGCAATTACAAGTTCGAATGAATTGACATTCTTGGAAAAGAGTGTAACAGTATCGCctttggttttgttatCCGTTGTGGATCATTACAACAGAGTTTCTAAGGGcctgaaaaaaagagttgtAGGTGTTATATTGGGTGACAACTCAAGTGGCACCATTAAAGTGACAAACTCGTATGCCATTCCTTTTGAAGAGGATGAAAAAAACCCTGGAGTATGGTTCTTGGATCACAACTATATTGACGCCATGGGTGAAATGTTCAAGAAAATCAATGCCAAAGAGAAGTTAATTGGATGGTATCATTCCGGCCCAAAACTCAAGCCTTCCGATTTGAAAATCAACGATGTGTTTAGAAGATATACGCCAAACCCATTGTTATTGATTGTGGATGTACAGCCGAGAAAAGTGGGTATTCCTACCGATGCCTATTTCGCTGTCGATGACATTAAGAATGATGGGTCTGCAGCCGAAAAGACATTTGTTCATGTTCCATCGCTGATAGAGGCTGAGGAGGCGGAGGAGATCGGTGTAGAGCATTTGCTTAGAGATATTAGGGACCCGGCTGCAGGCAATCTCTCGTTGAAGGTAACACAGACTTACCAGTCGCTCTTGGGGTTGCATCAAAAGTTGAGAGAGATTGCAAATTACTTGGACAAGGTGTACCTTGGCAAACTTCCAATCAACCATACCATTTTAGGTAAAATTCAAAACGTGTTTAATTTACTACCCAACTTGGATCAAGCTGTCAACGGACCAAATGGAAGTAATGGCGGTGGCAACAAGTCGGGGAATAGAGACTTGTCCACTGCATTCACTGTGAAGTCCAATGATGAGTTGATGATTGTTTACATTAGTACATTGGTGCGTGCCATTGTCGCGTTCCATGAtttgattgaaaacaaattggagaataaaaaattcaacGAAAAGAGAACACAAGGCGACGCTGATTCTGACTTGCAGGATGTGAAAACACCTCTGGAAATACAAGCTTAA
- the COX10 gene encoding Protoheme IX farnesyltransferase, mitochondrial codes for MPRYLIYSSKFHTIANFNFFINNTRKSLILDHNFLNNQFLIRKIYTPRAKENNYGANTHSDLRSGYQSVMGNVASKVLTCQEPEAKSSQSLEHHSEVTPIAPTTKSTSTTFTTTTYNNNNNNNNSNNNYNNNTDNNTINPCASSTTSTIPFNVVPRSARLSPTNKPVSLLDTRSDFKSALGAYVKLTKPNLTVLVTLSCVCSYAISPLSVSIAELFFLASGTALCSGAANAINMGREPEFDKQMPRTVGRPVVRGLITPNQAYSFAALVGSVGCTMLWFGVNPVVSMLGFFNIVLYAWIYTSMKRKSILNTWVGAIVGAIPPLMGWAASSSLAHPGAWCLAGLLYAWQFPHFNALSHGIAQQYKQAGYVMTAAENPKLNARVALRYSILMFPLCFGLSYFGVTDWVFPFDSALANGWLAYWSFKFWQQQQRNYSSGSKKGPTSEGLALAGTHAKKLFWCSVWHLPAVLILAMLHKKDQWNRLSDYIGLRLGKTSSAMSP; via the coding sequence ATGCCTCGATATCTAATATATTCGTCCAAGTTCCATACCATCGCCAATTTTAACTTCTTTATCAACAATACGAGAAAGTCGCTAATATTGGACCATAACTTTCTCAACAACCAATTTCTTATCCGAAAGATTTATACACCAAGGGctaaagaaaacaattatGGCGCCAATACACACAGTGACTTGCGGTCAGGGTACCAGTCGGTAATGGGTAATGTAGCTTCAAAGGTTTTGACTTGCCAGGAACCTGAGGCCAAGCTGTCGCAAAGCCTAGAGCATCACTCGGAGGTTACACCAAtagcaccaacaacaaaatcaacaagcACTACttttactactactacttataacaacaataacaacaataacaatagcaataataattataataataatactgACAACAATACTATCAATCCATGTGCAAGTTCAACTACCAGCACTATACCTTTCAATGTGGTGCCTCGAAGCGCGAGACTTTCCCCAACCAATAAACCAGTATCGCTTTTGGATACAAGATCTGACTTCAAGTCAGCGCTTGGAGCGTACGTAAAGTTAACAAAACCGAACTTGACAGTCTTGGTGACATTGAGCTGCGTATGTTCCTATGCCATCTCGCCATTGAGTGTCTCGATTGCTGAGCTATTCTTTTTGGCTTCAGGAACAGCCTTATGTTCTGGTGCTGCCAATGCGATAAATATGGGACGGGAACCAGAGTTTGATAAACAGATGCCACGAACTGTGGGCAGGCCAGTTGTTCGGGGACTCATTACCCCAAATCAGGCGTATTCGTTTGCTGCCTTGGTGGGAAGTGTAGGGTGTACCATGTTATGGTTTGGTGTTAACCCAGTGGTATCAATGCTAGGGTTTTTCAACATTGTATTGTATGCTTGGATCTATACActgatgaaaagaaaatctaTTTTGAACACATGGGTGGGTGCTATAGTCGGTGCTATTCCACCTCTTATGGGCTGGGcagcatcttcatcattggCGCACCCTGGGGCATGGTGCTTGGCTGGCCTCTTGTATGCATGGCAATTTCCGCATTTCAACGCACTTTCTCATGGCATTGCTCAACAATATAAGCAAGCAGGATATGTTATGACTGCTGCTGAGAACCCTAAATTGAATGCTCGAGTCGCCCTTAGGTATTCTATTTTGATGTTCCCACTTTGCTTCGGCTTGAGCTATTTTGGAGTTACTGATTGGGTATTCCCGTTTGACTCTGCTTTGGCTAATGGATGGCTAGCATATTGGTCATTTAAGTTTtggcagcaacaacaacgcaATTATTCGAGTGGTTCCAAAAAAGGTCCCACATCCGAAGGATTGGCGCTCGCCGGTACCCACGCAAAGAAGTTGTTCTGGTGTTCTGTGTGGCACCTTCCCGCGGTTCTTATTTTGGCAATGTTACATAAAAAGGATCAATGGAACAGATTATCTGACTATATAGGTTTACGACTAGGGAAGACAAGTTCAGCAATGAGTCCGTAG